In Streptomyces sp. NBC_00306, a single genomic region encodes these proteins:
- a CDS encoding dipeptidase, producing MSDTPDSVVRTYIQQHRAAFLDDLAEWLRIPSVSAQPDRAADVRRSADWLAAKLLETGFPVAEVWPTAGAPAVFAEWPAGDPDAPTVLVYGHHDVQPAAREDGWHSDPFEPVTVDGRLYARGAADDKGQVFFHTLGVRAHLAATGRTAPAVNLKLLIEGEEESGSPHFRELVEAEAARLAADVVIVSDTGMWSETTPTVCTGMRGLADCEIELYGPDQDIHSGSFGGAVPNPATVAARLVAALHDADERVTVPGFYDDITPLTDAERELFAELPFDEAAWLRTAKSHGTLGEAGYSTLERIWARPTAEVNGIGGGYQGPGGKTIIPASAQLKLTFRLVAGQDPDKIEVAVSQWLASQVPAGIRYDVTFGASTRPCLTPLDHPALQSVARAMSRAFDGQKILFTREGGSGPAADLQDVLEAPVLFLGISVPSDGWHAPDEKVEIDLLLKGVETTAHLWGDLAAALR from the coding sequence ATGAGCGACACCCCGGACAGCGTCGTCCGTACGTACATCCAGCAGCACCGCGCCGCCTTCCTCGACGACCTCGCGGAGTGGCTGCGCATCCCCTCCGTGTCGGCACAGCCCGACCGTGCCGCCGATGTACGACGCAGTGCCGACTGGCTCGCCGCCAAGCTCCTGGAGACCGGCTTCCCGGTCGCCGAGGTCTGGCCGACGGCCGGTGCACCCGCGGTGTTCGCCGAGTGGCCCGCCGGCGACCCGGACGCGCCGACCGTCCTCGTCTACGGTCACCACGACGTCCAGCCCGCCGCCCGCGAGGACGGCTGGCACTCCGATCCCTTCGAGCCGGTGACCGTCGACGGCCGGCTGTACGCACGCGGCGCGGCGGACGACAAGGGCCAGGTCTTCTTCCACACCCTGGGTGTACGCGCGCACCTCGCCGCCACCGGACGCACCGCGCCCGCCGTCAACCTCAAGCTGCTGATCGAGGGTGAGGAGGAGTCGGGCTCCCCGCACTTCCGCGAGCTCGTGGAGGCCGAGGCCGCCCGCCTCGCCGCCGATGTCGTGATCGTCTCGGACACCGGAATGTGGTCCGAGACCACCCCCACCGTCTGCACCGGCATGCGCGGCCTCGCGGACTGCGAGATCGAGCTGTACGGCCCCGACCAGGACATCCACTCCGGGTCGTTCGGCGGAGCGGTGCCCAACCCGGCGACGGTCGCTGCGCGGCTCGTGGCCGCGCTGCACGACGCCGACGAGCGGGTCACCGTGCCGGGCTTCTACGACGACATCACGCCCCTGACCGACGCCGAGCGGGAGCTCTTCGCCGAGCTGCCCTTCGACGAGGCGGCCTGGCTGAGGACGGCCAAGTCCCACGGCACGCTCGGCGAGGCCGGCTACTCCACCCTGGAACGCATCTGGGCCCGGCCGACCGCCGAGGTCAACGGCATCGGCGGCGGCTACCAGGGCCCCGGCGGCAAGACGATCATCCCCGCGTCGGCGCAGCTGAAGCTCACCTTCCGGCTGGTCGCGGGCCAGGATCCGGACAAGATCGAGGTGGCGGTCAGCCAGTGGCTCGCGTCCCAGGTCCCCGCCGGCATCCGCTACGACGTCACCTTCGGGGCATCGACCCGCCCCTGCCTCACCCCGCTGGACCACCCCGCCCTTCAGTCCGTCGCACGGGCCATGAGCCGGGCCTTCGACGGGCAGAAGATCCTCTTCACCCGTGAAGGCGGCTCGGGACCGGCGGCCGACCTCCAGGACGTCCTGGAGGCGCCCGTGCTCTTCCTGGGCATCTCCGTACCCTCCGACGGCTGGCACGCGCCCGACGAGAAGGTCGAGATCGACCTGCTGCTCAAGGGTGTGGAGACCACCGCGCACCTGTGGGGCGACCTCGCCGCCGCCCTCCGCTAA
- the nudC gene encoding NAD(+) diphosphatase, giving the protein MSTNTFAGAGDLPIGLTAPSGIDREAHHRLDEAWLAAAWSHPSTRVFVVSGGQVLIDERADGRTELVMTPAFEAPVTETHRYFLGTDEDGVSYFALQKDALPGRIDQSARPAGLREAGLLLSPRDAGLMVHAVALENWQRLHRFCSRCGERTVIAAAGHIRRCPACGAEHYPRTDPAVIMLVTDEEDRALLGRQVHWPEGRFSTLAGFVEPGESIEQSVRREVWEEAGVTVGDVEYIASQPWPFPSSLMLGFMARATSSEINVDGEEIHEARWFSREDLRAAFESGEVLPPYGISIAARLIELWYGKPLPKPGSAN; this is encoded by the coding sequence GTGAGCACCAACACTTTCGCCGGCGCCGGGGACCTGCCCATCGGTCTCACCGCACCGAGCGGCATCGACCGCGAGGCGCACCACCGTCTCGACGAGGCATGGCTGGCGGCGGCCTGGAGCCACCCGTCGACGCGTGTCTTCGTGGTCTCGGGCGGCCAGGTCCTGATCGACGAACGCGCGGACGGGCGTACCGAACTGGTGATGACTCCGGCCTTCGAGGCCCCCGTCACCGAGACCCACCGCTACTTCCTCGGTACCGACGAGGACGGCGTGAGCTACTTCGCGCTCCAGAAGGACGCGTTGCCGGGCCGGATCGACCAGTCGGCCCGGCCCGCCGGCCTGCGGGAGGCCGGTCTGCTGCTCTCCCCGCGGGACGCCGGTCTGATGGTCCACGCCGTCGCGCTGGAGAACTGGCAGCGGCTGCACCGGTTCTGCTCCCGCTGCGGCGAACGCACGGTCATCGCGGCCGCGGGCCACATCCGCCGCTGCCCGGCCTGCGGCGCCGAGCACTACCCGCGTACGGACCCGGCCGTGATCATGCTGGTCACGGACGAGGAGGACCGCGCTCTGCTCGGCCGCCAGGTGCACTGGCCGGAAGGCCGCTTCTCGACGCTCGCGGGGTTCGTGGAGCCGGGGGAGTCGATCGAGCAGTCGGTGCGCCGCGAGGTCTGGGAGGAGGCCGGCGTGACGGTCGGCGACGTCGAGTACATCGCCAGCCAGCCCTGGCCGTTCCCGTCGAGCCTGATGCTCGGCTTCATGGCCCGGGCGACATCGTCCGAGATCAATGTCGACGGCGAGGAGATCCACGAGGCGCGCTGGTTCTCCCGCGAGGACCTGCGGGCCGCGTTCGAGTCCGGCGAGGTGCTGCCGCCGTACGGGATCTCCATCGCGGCCCGCCTGATCGAGCTCTGGTACGGCAAGCCGCTGCCGAAGCCGGGCAGCGCCAACTGA
- a CDS encoding mycoredoxin, protein MPGTVTMYSTTWCGYCRRLKGQMDREGIAYTEINIEQDPDSAAFVEKANGGNQTVPTVLFPDGSTLTNPSLAQVKQKIGA, encoded by the coding sequence ATGCCGGGCACTGTGACGATGTACAGCACCACGTGGTGCGGATACTGCCGTCGGCTCAAGGGCCAGATGGACCGTGAGGGCATCGCTTACACCGAGATCAACATCGAGCAGGACCCGGATTCCGCGGCCTTCGTCGAGAAGGCCAACGGCGGCAACCAGACGGTGCCGACCGTGCTCTTCCCGGACGGCTCGACGCTGACCAACCCCTCGCTGGCGCAGGTCAAGCAGAAGATCGGCGCCTGA